A region of the Flavobacteriaceae bacterium MAR_2010_188 genome:
CCGGAGCAATGCAGATAGGTCTCCTCGGCTATCTTGAGCGATTAGATGCAAGTGGTTGCTCATGATAACATAGCCAAAGACCACCATACCTTTTTTGTCAATACAAAAATTTAAACTGTCTTCTATAATATCCCGGTAACGCTGCCTTGTAAAAATATCTATCCAGTTAACGATAGTTAAAGTCAGAAAATGAGGCTTTGTTTGGTCTCTAATCTTATAACCGTCAGTGCTTAACATCTAATAAAGATAGGAAATAAAACGAATTGGTATAATGCGAAAAGCATGCATGCGAAGCTGCAAACTGCGTTGAGGGATGAAACTGCGAAGCTGCATTATGATACTGCGAAGTTGCAAACTTCGCAGAGCCTATAGTAAATAAAACGAATTGGTATAATGCGAAAAGCATGCATGCGAAGCTGCAAACTGCGTTGAGGGATGAAACTGCGAAGCTGCATTATGATACTGCGAAGTTGCAAACTTCGCAGAGCCTATAGTAAATAAAACGAATTGGTATAATGCGAAAAGCATACATGCGAAGCTGCAAACTGCGTTGAGGGATGAAACTGCGAAGCTGCATTATGATACTGCGAAGTTGCAAACTTCGCAGAGCCTAATTCAATCTTTCACTAGTAAACAGTCAACATTGGGATGAAGCCAGAGAAAGGTAGCGGGAAATTCTGTGGTTATATTTTTGGATAACAGCACCGCGGTCGCATCTCTTTTTCCTTCACCATAGACCAATAAGATAATTTTTTTGGCAGATAAAATCTCTTGCATCCCCAAGGTTATACCATACTCTGGTTTTTCATCGTACCCTTCTACAATCCCTTGCTTTTTTGACTGCTCAGAAAGCTGGGCCACATGACAATGAGGTTGAAGAAATTCTGCAGGTTCATTAAAACCGATATGCCCGTTTTTCCCCAAACCTAAAATACATAGATCAATGCCTGTTCCATTTTCAATTAACTGTTTAACTCGTTCACAGTCATTCTGAGGATTTTCCGGATTTGGAAGAAAACCAGCATAGCGATCAGCAGAAATTTTAAGGGGATCAAGCAGTTGTTGTCTCAAATAATATTCACAAGAGCCAGGATGCTCCGCAGGGAGCCCTACCCATTCGTCTAGTTTTAAAACGCGCAGTTCATTAAAAATTTTAGGTTTTTGTTGAAAGGTTTGAGCTAGCGACTGGTACATTCCTGTAGGTGAGTTTCCTGTGGGCGCACAGATCAGTAGGTCTTTTTTCTTCTCTATTTCTTCCAGAACCATGGCGGCCGCCCTGCCACTCATTTGTTCGTAATCCTCAAAAGAATGTATGTTCATTAGGCCCAAGCATTTTCACCAGTATAAGGAATGCAACCGTCAAATCTACCAGGAATAGGATTATAACGAAGCGCTTTTGTGGTTCCAGGTTCTGAAGTAAAATATCCCCAAATGGTCAACTCTTTCATCATGCTAAAAAAATGAGGTGATTTTGCCTTACTTTTCTTGGCATCTTCATCAAACTGAGAAAGTAGTTCAGCCCTTTGTGGATCAGAAAGATAAAGATACTTTTTCCCATATCTAGACTCAGCTTCCGTATCAACTAGTTGAAGGCCTTTTATAAAAATCTCTTTCTCCTGAAGATCATAACAGTCATTGACTATTGTTTTAATAAACGCTCCGATATGAGCAGCCTTTGCCCCTAGGGACTGTTCCGAATCAGGAAGAATGGTTTCGCCTATTTCATCCAATAAGGGGACATCATTATCGGTCAGCAATTTTGATCGGTCTTTTGGCGTGGAACAGCCCGACAAAAAAAACTGGGAGCCAACGACACAACCTCCAAGTAGGGTGGCTGTAAGTTTTAATGCTTCTCTTCTTTCCATAATACCAATAGTAATTTATAAAACATATAGGTCTACTTCTTCCATAATTTATATGGCTTGTCTACATCGGTTTTAAAAGGCAAGAATACCTTTTGCCCTGTACCAGCTGACTGGTAGGCCGCAAAGATCACTTCTAAAACAGCTTTACCATCTTCGCCTGTAACTAGTGGTTGCCTGTCGTTTTTGACACAATCCACGAAATGTTCAAACTCTTGAGGGAAACCATAATTCCAGCTTTCTTCATACATGGTATAGCTCCAGCCGACCGTGTTACCCGATTTTTCCACGGCATAATCTACCCCTGTTTTACTGTAAGTCTGAATCGAATTACCCTGAAGCACATCGGCATAGGCCACTCCTTCTGAGCCATGTAACTCTGCTTTATCGTCCATACCGCCAAGTTTGGTCCAACTCTCTTCCATCATTGCCACTACACCATCTTCAAATTCTAAAATAACAATGGAGTTATCGTCTCCTATGGTCTTATCAGTATGCACGCTCGTCATCATTTGGGCATACACAGATTTGATGGCCTTACCGGGATGCAGCCATCGAAAGAATTGGATGGCATGACAGCCCATATCCATGGTTACGCCACCTCCAGACCGTTCTACATCCCAAAAGTGCTCTGCATGTGGGCCGTCGTGCTTCTCTGACTGCTTAAAGAGTACTGGTTTTCCTAATGCACCCTGATCAAGCAAGCCTTTCATACGAACGTATTTAGGTGTAAAACAAAGTTCCTCTGCGTACATCAGTTTTACATTCGCTTTTTTACAAGCATCGATCATTAAATCCGCCTCTTTCAAATTCATGCATAAGGGTTTCTCTACCACTACATGTTTCCCCGCGTTGGCAATCTTTAATGTTAGTTCACAATGCAGATAGTTAGGAGCTCCGATTACTACCATATCGATACCTGGCAATGCGAGCATCTGATCTAGATCGGTAAAATGATTTGGGATATAAAACTTTTCTGCAAAACTCTTGGCATGTCCCTCAGAAGGAGACATGACTGCTAAAACTTCAGCATCCCTCACCTTGCTTAAAGCATCTGCATGTATACTTGATATAAACTGCGAACCGATCAGTGCAACCCCAACTTTCTTATCCATAGTAACATTTTTAATTAATTATAAAGCCCCACTTTTAAATTGCTCTACGGCATAAGTTGCGGCACGGGCAGTAAGTGACATATATAATATTGAAGGACTTTGATTACCGGTGCTGCTCATACAAGCTCCATCCGTAACAAACACATTCTTACAGCCATGCAGCTGATTAAATTCATTTAAAAGAGATGTCTTGGGGTCAAGTCCCATTCTCACCCCTCCCATTTCGTGAATATCCAAGCCTGGCGCCTGTTTATTGTCATAGGAATATAGATCGGTGCACCCAATTTTCTCTAGCATTTTACGGCTTTCTTCCAGAAAATCCTGCACCATTTTTTCATCATTGTCATCATAACCGACATCCGTCACCAACAAAGGTATTGCCCAATCATCCGTTTTATCAGGACTCAAATAGACTCTATTGGAAGCCTTCGGAATAGTTTCACCTTGCATGTACATATAAATACGCCAATCGCCAGGTTTACTGAGTTGGTGCTTAAAATCTGCTCCAATTTGGGCTATATTATGTGGTACTTCTTCTGTTCTATTGCGATAGGCACCTGTAAAAATAGTATATCCACCCACAAAGTCGGTATCCTGCTCCTTTAAGTTTCGAAAGTTAGCAATGATACATTCTGTGGGGTTTTTTCCATAGACATATTTATCCTTGAAACCCTCAACTTTACCACCTGCTCCCGCTCTATAGTTATGAAAGCAGACATATCTTCCCAAAAGATCATTATCATTGCCTAAACCATTAGGGAAACGCTCTGATCTTGAATTAAGTAATATCAAGTTAGAATTAAGCGCCGAGGCATTTACGAATATAATCCTTGCATTATATATAATTTCCTCTTTAGTATTGCTCTCTATAACTTTTACCCCAGAGGCTTTACCAGATGTTTCATCATAAATTATAGAATGAACCACCGAAAATGGTCTCACGGTAAGATTGCCTGTTTGTTCGGCCCAGGGCAAGGTGGAAGCATTAGTACTGAAATAACCCCCATAAGGGCAGCCACGCATACACAAATTTCGGCATTGACACTTACCTCGACCCTGATCTAAATGAATTTGTTTGGGTTCGCTGAGCTGTGCCCAACGGCCTTGTACCAAGTGCCTTCCAGAAAAATTTTCCTTGAGCGTGTTTTGCATGTGCTCCTCCACACAATTAAGTTGAAATGGAGGTAAAAATTCACCATCTGGCATGGCTTCGATACCATCATTATTACCGCAGACCCCAATAAATTTTTCTACATGAGAGTACCAGGGCGCAATGTCATCATAACCAATAGGCCATTCTATACCATAACCGAATCTTTTAGGTGCCTTGAACTCATAATCACTCCAACGCTGACAGGCCCTCCCCCATATCAGTGACTTACCTCCTACCTGATAGCCGCGAATCCAGTCAAATGGTCGCTCTTGAACATATGGATGATCGGCATCCTTGATAAAAAAATGCGCTGTATCTTCTCCAAATCCTGCTGCTTTAGTTATTAATGGATTTTCTTGATAAAACTCCTTGGTCATACGCCCTCTATGTTCAAATTCCCAAGGATTTTTGAACATGGTTGGGTAATCTTTTATGTGCCTTACATCCCTACCTCTTTCCAAAACCAAGGTTTTTAAACCCTGCTCACAAAGTTCTTTAGCCGCCCAGCCTCCCGATATACCAGATCCAATCACAATGGCATCAAATGGGTTTTCCATAAGTAACTCTTATATAGGAGCTTGTCCTTTTTTTATGTTAATGTTTAATAAACCTCTATAATCAATTTCCGGGTCCGCTGGGTTAGTATAGTTATTCTGACCTAAGGGGTAAAATAGCCATAGAACACAGTCTCAATTTACTTGCTCCAGATTTTCCCAAGCTAAGCATACTCGTGAGATTCATTCCATTAGAGGTTTTATACTTACTTCCTTAAAATAAATAACATCACCATCGCCATGGTTTTGTAAACCGATGTAACCCATGTCTGGTCGTGGACCACGGTCTGGCTCATAGTCCAGTTTCTTCTCAGGAACTTTATCCCCTTCCGTAAAGTCCGTAACCAATACTCCATTAACATGCACCATCGTATGATTACCATCGAGGGTTATAATCATTTCATTCCATTCATCGGGTTTCCCTGGTGTTGCCTGTGCCCGGGTTAAAGAATATAACACACCAGTGCTATGAAACTCATCCTCTCGATCATCAATCTGGACCTCATAACCTTTATGTACGGGCATCCAAGCCTCGGTAGGTTCTTCTGGAATTCTTATAAATACGCCAGCATTATTTTTATCAGCTCCCTTATATACGACCTTGATCTTCGCATTCCCGACTTTCTTAGGGGTATAGTACAAGAGCCCCATCCCTCCCTGACTCTTCAGCATGCCATTTTCAATCTCAAAAGATCCATCTCCTACATGTTGCCAATCGCTAAAATCTTTACCGTTAAAAATAGGCTGCCAATTTTGGGCTCCGGCCATAGAAAAAACTGCAATAAAAATGGATGTATAAAAGACTTTCATCTTGTTGATTTTTATATTGTTCATATTCTTAATTATTAAATGTGATTCCTTTTTTGGGGATTCTCCCGTAATTTTTGAAAAATCATATTGAAGGTATGATAAAAGAACTGGATTTAAAACGTTTTTTACTTTGTAATGGATGAGAATAAATAGTCTTAAGCCGTATATAATTAACCAGTGCTACAGAGTCATTCTGACGGGTTGCTAGAGCAAGTGCCCATTTGAAAAATTCCTCCAATACGCTAAAGGTCGTGGCAGGTCGGAATTTTCTCTGGCAAGTATTTGTTGACTAAAGTAGTTGCTTACCACGCAACACACAAGCGCAGCGAACTGGCGAAGCAAACCATACACCAAACGTTGACAGCAATACATAAAAATCGCGAAATTCAGGTTTTGTACATATATTTGTACTTTAATAAATACAAAATTATGGAAATAACAACTGTTTCTGACTTTAGAAAAGATATAAAAACTTATCTGGACAGAGTTGTAAAGAATTACGAGACTTTGATTATTAATCGTGGAAAAGATTCTGGAATTGTAGTGATGTCCCTTCAAGAATACAATTCGTTAATGGCCACAAATCACGAATTATCCTCTAGAAAGAATGAATTGAGATTAGATTCTGCAGTTGACAAATTTAAGAGCGGACAGTCTTTTAAAAAAGGCCTAATCGAAAATTGAAATGAAGTATATATTCGTTGATGAGTCTTGGGAAGATTATTTGTATTGGCAAAAAACAGACAAGAAAAAGCTGAAAAAAATAAATGAACTCCTGAAAGACATTTCCCGGAATCCTTTTGATGGAATTGGAAAACCTGAACCTTTAAAACATAAATACGCTGGATTTTGGTCCAGTCGAATCGACAGTGAACATAGGCTTATATATCGATATAATGAAGGCGAAATATTAATTGCTAAATGCAGATTCCATTACGACTGAACAAAAAATACTGCTGCCAACAAAGTGTACCTGCCAGCCGGCAGGCTGGTAATTAACCAGCCCGACAGAGTCATACTGGCGGGCTGCTAGGGCAAGTGCTCATCTGGAAAATTCCTCCACGACGCTAAAGGTCGTGGCAGGTCGGAATTTTCTCGGGTCCGAGATTGTTTACTAAATTAGGTGCTGGCCACCGCACCTAATCATACAACGACCATTGTGCAACATTTCGCGAACTCCTCATTTATCTAATTAAAAAAAGACTTTCCTTTTGGAGAGTCTTTTTAAATTGAATTATTTAACTGTTAATAGTTCTTTACTTTTTAGTGCTTCGTCAATATCGACTGTTATATATTTATGACTATTAAAAAACCTTCTTGAATCTACACGTTTTATAGTCGCTACTTTTTTTCCATCATTTTTCTCTTTAACGGAAGTTACCACAACTTTTTGACCTTTAATATTATTGTAATTTGCTATTCCACCTTTTTTAATAATAAAATTTGCTCTTGGAAAATTGATATGCTTATAATTATCATCATTTGCACTACCAATTTGAAACACATCACCTTTACTAAATTCTGAAGCAGATGTTTGTCCATACATAAAGACTGTAACGAAAAACGCGAAAACGGAACTTAAAATGTTATTTCTCATAATAGTTATAATTTAAAATTAAACGTACCCAAAATTAAATAAAATTTAAATTTTAAGGCATAAAAATGCATAATTGATAGCAATAATCGAATAGAAAAAGCCAATTAATTGCCAACAAAAAACAATATACAACACATGTACCTGCCAGCCGGCAGGCTGGTAATTAACCAGCCCTATATAATCATTCTAACGGGCTGCTTTGGCAAGTGCTAACTGGGAAATTGTTAACGCCAGTTCGTTGTGCACTACCACCCCCCAAATGAAATGTGCTATAACGACCTGCTATATCAAATTGCCCTTAGCATTTCCGACGGCTCCAGCTGACGCGCTCAAGCCCTTAAGGTGCCATAACCTCCGCTAAATGCGATTTAGCTCATCCCACCTCTATTTAATTAATAGGAATTCGTGAATGCTTCCCATTTGGTCCTGCTCCTTCATTTCCCAAGCCATGAATTTAACAACCAACGGCAGCTGCGCTACCTGGTCGGTGAGCAATAATCTGGGACCAAACTTCTAGCATCGCTACTATTCTCAAATCATTAATGCTTAATTCATTATCTTTTCGTTCGCAAAGCAGAACTGCGTTTCGCAGGTCGTTAGAAATAATAATTATGAAATATATAGCACGCTTTTTTATAGTCTTCATTCTAGTTTACCTCTAAGGAAACTGGGTTTTTGGTCAGGTCTATGCCAAAAACGGTATGGTTGTTTCAAGCAGCGAGATAGCCTCAGAAGTGGGGATAGATATTCTTAAAAAAGGAGGGAATGCGATCGATGCTTCAATCGCAACTGCATTTGCACTGGCAGTCACCCATCCAGCAGCCGGAAACATTGGTGGAGGTGGATTTTTGGTATTTATGGATTCGGCCGCAACTACTACCACCATTGACTTTAGGGAAAAAGCTCCTCTAAAAGCGTCTCCAAATATGTTCCTTGATGATGATGGAAATCTTACAAAAGGAAAGAACCTATACGGAGAGGAATCGACTGTGAATCACATTGGTGCTAAATCGGTTGGCGTTCCCGGAACGGTGGCTGGTCTGTATCTAGCGCATCAAAAATATGGGAGTCTACCATGGGCAGATTTGGTTCAACCTGCCATTGATATAGCAAAAAATGGATTTCCACTCACCTACGATCTTTATGGCGCGGCCAATTATTTTAAAAACAATTCTCCTATTCCATTTTTACAGGATTATTTCATAAAGGATAATGGCGAACTCACCCAATTCGGAGAGCTATGGAAGCAAAATGAGCTTGCTAATACCTTAACAGAAATCCGAGATCATGGTCAAGATGGATTCTATAAGGGAGATGTTGCGAAGGAGATTGTCCGTTTTATGAAGGAGAATGGAGGCATTATTACCATGGAAGATCTTCAGCGCTATAAAGCAGTAGAAAGGAAGCCGGTTAAAGGAACTTATAAAGACTATGAAATCTACTCCATGCCCCCTCCTAGTTCAGGTGGTACCGCGCTTATCGAAATGATGAACCTTATGGAATTAGCCAACTTGGATTCTATCCAATTCAATTCTGCTGCATACGTACATTTGGTGGCTGAAGCCATGCGCAGAGCTTTCGCCGATAGAGCAGAACATTTAGGTGATAAGGATTTTAATCTAGAAACGTCATTAGACAGGCTGACCTCCAAAGCTTTTGCGAGAAATCGTTTTGACAACATTGATATGGAAAAAGCCTCCGTAAGTGACTCTACTAAATTTGGGCAAATTTATGATGGGACCCACACCACTCACCTTTCGGTGGCCGATAAATTTGGCAATGCAGTTTCTTTAACCTACACATTGGAGCATGGCTATGAGTCAGGAATGGGTTCCAAAAAACTGGGTTTCATCTTTAATAATGAAATGGGGGATTTTAATCCACAGCCTGGGTATACTACTAGTACAGGTCAAGTTGGTACGGACCCTAACCTCATTAAACCTGAAAAACGGATGCTTTCTAGCATGACGCCCACTATTGTAGCGAAAAACGGAAAACCTTATCTTGTTGTAGGAAGTCCCGGAGGGAGAACCATTATCAATACCGTGTTTCAAACCGTACTGAACGTGCTAGCCTACGAAATGCCGATAGACAAGGCGATTGAGGCCATGAAAATTCATCACCAATGGTTGCCAGATGTGATAGAATATGAGAGGCTGTTACTATCTCCTGATACTCGAAAACTTCTTGAAGAGATGAATCATACCTTGATCCCAGTTAATTCATTGGGTGAATTAATGGGGATTCAAATAGACGTAGATAATAATATTATGATTGGAGCTTCCGACTCTTCAAGTCCAGATGGGGCTGCAATAGGCTATTAGGATTTCTAAAAAACCCAAACTTCAAAAATAACGCAGTTTAGCATACAGCAATCAACTGTTATAGCCAGCTATTTCAATAATTTAAAAATATTGACTTTGTAGGTTTTTCAAATAGGAATTATATGATCAGAAATAAAAATCCGATTCCCTTCAATGCTCTTTATGTGATTTTTCGATACCGCAAACGATTTGTGAACTTGGATAAAATCCATACCATTTAATAATGCTAAAACATCCGAAAACTTTTCTCTAATCTCAATGGTCTCATCGATGGTAATCACCTTAGTGTAATTTCCAGCGGCCTCAATATATTCAATAGTATCAATTGCTACTTGAATGTATTTATTATTAGTTCGAAGAAATATACTTTTTGAAACTGGATCACTTTTCTCGACAATAGATTCCTTTGGAGTGTTGATGTTGCTTACCGTTTTATTGATTGCTTTTAAAAATCGTTCGAAACTAAAAGGTTTCAACAAATAATCTGAAATATTAAGTTCGTAGCCTTCTAGCGCAAATTCTTCATAGGCCGTGGTTACGATTACTTTTGGTGGCTCAGACAGGGTTTTTAAAAATTCAAAGCCTTTGAGTTTTGGCATATTTAAATCCAGAAAAATTAAATCAACTGTATTGTTGTTAAGATATTCGATGGCTTCCAAAGCATCATAGCAGTTTTTCATTAACCGCATATTTGGCAATAAATCACAATAGCCTTTTATAATATCGTGTGCTATATATTCGTCGTCAATAATTAGATATTTAATCACGAATGCAATGTTAATTTTGCTTTGTATACATTTTCTGTAGTAGAAAAAGATAAGCTATGTTTTTTTGGGTACACCAATTCTAATCTTCGTTTTAAATTTTTCAATCCAATTCCGTCGTCTTGTTCTGGAAGTGTGGGGTCAAAATTATTTTCTATTTCAAAAAATACGGTATTGTTCTTTGTGTGAATTTTGAGATGAACATAAGCATCTTTTCTCAAGTTTTCTACGCCATGTTTAAAAGCATTTTCTAAGAGAATAATAAAAAGCAAAGGCATCACTTTGTAATCTTCTTCAATTTGCTAATGAAGTTTCTTAAAATATTTCTAAAATCCCCCTGAATAACTTATACATTTATAAAATTATATACCCTAATCGATGGAATTATATTATTGAGTAAATTAGTGTTTTTAAACAAGTGTCATAAGATGGATGCACCATATTAAGCAACTTTCACTAATTACAATATAGATCCAATACCTATGCCTTTTTCCCAACAAGTTGCCTATCTATTTTTATTGGCATTGCCCATAGCCTGTATTTCATGGACAGTAACACATGAAGAGGTTTTTAAGGAACCAAGGAAATATTGTTTGAGGAAATACAAAACCAGCCCTTCCCTACTAATACGCAAATTTTTTTATTTGTTTACCTGCGAATATTGTTTTAGCCATTATATAACCCTTGCCTTCTTGATTATGACCCGTTATCAACTGTTGTACTTTGATTGGAGAGGTTATTTAATTGCGGGTTTCGCCCTGGTATGGATTGCCAACATCTACATGAGTATCTATGGGCTTGTAAGGGTAGGACTTAAAAAAGAGCAAATGGATGCAGACATTGAAGAATTGAAATTAAAGAAAAAAAAGAAAGGGAAAT
Encoded here:
- a CDS encoding toxin YoeB, whose product is MKYIFVDESWEDYLYWQKTDKKKLKKINELLKDISRNPFDGIGKPEPLKHKYAGFWSSRIDSEHRLIYRYNEGEILIAKCRFHYD
- a CDS encoding galactosamine-6-phosphate isomerase, giving the protein MNIHSFEDYEQMSGRAAAMVLEEIEKKKDLLICAPTGNSPTGMYQSLAQTFQQKPKIFNELRVLKLDEWVGLPAEHPGSCEYYLRQQLLDPLKISADRYAGFLPNPENPQNDCERVKQLIENGTGIDLCILGLGKNGHIGFNEPAEFLQPHCHVAQLSEQSKKQGIVEGYDEKPEYGITLGMQEILSAKKIILLVYGEGKRDATAVLLSKNITTEFPATFLWLHPNVDCLLVKD
- a CDS encoding antitoxin YefM, which encodes MEITTVSDFRKDIKTYLDRVVKNYETLIINRGKDSGIVVMSLQEYNSLMATNHELSSRKNELRLDSAVDKFKSGQSFKKGLIEN
- a CDS encoding Gluconate 2-dehydrogenase subunit 3 yields the protein MERREALKLTATLLGGCVVGSQFFLSGCSTPKDRSKLLTDNDVPLLDEIGETILPDSEQSLGAKAAHIGAFIKTIVNDCYDLQEKEIFIKGLQLVDTEAESRYGKKYLYLSDPQRAELLSQFDEDAKKSKAKSPHFFSMMKELTIWGYFTSEPGTTKALRYNPIPGRFDGCIPYTGENAWA
- a CDS encoding two component transcriptional regulator, LytTR family gives rise to the protein MIKYLIIDDEYIAHDIIKGYCDLLPNMRLMKNCYDALEAIEYLNNNTVDLIFLDLNMPKLKGFEFLKTLSEPPKVIVTTAYEEFALEGYELNISDYLLKPFSFERFLKAINKTVSNINTPKESIVEKSDPVSKSIFLRTNNKYIQVAIDTIEYIEAAGNYTKVITIDETIEIREKFSDVLALLNGMDFIQVHKSFAVSKNHIKSIEGNRIFISDHIIPI
- a CDS encoding Choline dehydrogenase, translating into MENPFDAIVIGSGISGGWAAKELCEQGLKTLVLERGRDVRHIKDYPTMFKNPWEFEHRGRMTKEFYQENPLITKAAGFGEDTAHFFIKDADHPYVQERPFDWIRGYQVGGKSLIWGRACQRWSDYEFKAPKRFGYGIEWPIGYDDIAPWYSHVEKFIGVCGNNDGIEAMPDGEFLPPFQLNCVEEHMQNTLKENFSGRHLVQGRWAQLSEPKQIHLDQGRGKCQCRNLCMRGCPYGGYFSTNASTLPWAEQTGNLTVRPFSVVHSIIYDETSGKASGVKVIESNTKEEIIYNARIIFVNASALNSNLILLNSRSERFPNGLGNDNDLLGRYVCFHNYRAGAGGKVEGFKDKYVYGKNPTECIIANFRNLKEQDTDFVGGYTIFTGAYRNRTEEVPHNIAQIGADFKHQLSKPGDWRIYMYMQGETIPKASNRVYLSPDKTDDWAIPLLVTDVGYDDNDEKMVQDFLEESRKMLEKIGCTDLYSYDNKQAPGLDIHEMGGVRMGLDPKTSLLNEFNQLHGCKNVFVTDGACMSSTGNQSPSILYMSLTARAATYAVEQFKSGAL
- a CDS encoding Predicted dehydrogenase — its product is MDKKVGVALIGSQFISSIHADALSKVRDAEVLAVMSPSEGHAKSFAEKFYIPNHFTDLDQMLALPGIDMVVIGAPNYLHCELTLKIANAGKHVVVEKPLCMNLKEADLMIDACKKANVKLMYAEELCFTPKYVRMKGLLDQGALGKPVLFKQSEKHDGPHAEHFWDVERSGGGVTMDMGCHAIQFFRWLHPGKAIKSVYAQMMTSVHTDKTIGDDNSIVILEFEDGVVAMMEESWTKLGGMDDKAELHGSEGVAYADVLQGNSIQTYSKTGVDYAVEKSGNTVGWSYTMYEESWNYGFPQEFEHFVDCVKNDRQPLVTGEDGKAVLEVIFAAYQSAGTGQKVFLPFKTDVDKPYKLWKK
- a CDS encoding gamma-glutamyltranspeptidase / glutathione hydrolase, with amino-acid sequence MVVSSSEIASEVGIDILKKGGNAIDASIATAFALAVTHPAAGNIGGGGFLVFMDSAATTTTIDFREKAPLKASPNMFLDDDGNLTKGKNLYGEESTVNHIGAKSVGVPGTVAGLYLAHQKYGSLPWADLVQPAIDIAKNGFPLTYDLYGAANYFKNNSPIPFLQDYFIKDNGELTQFGELWKQNELANTLTEIRDHGQDGFYKGDVAKEIVRFMKENGGIITMEDLQRYKAVERKPVKGTYKDYEIYSMPPPSSGGTALIEMMNLMELANLDSIQFNSAAYVHLVAEAMRRAFADRAEHLGDKDFNLETSLDRLTSKAFARNRFDNIDMEKASVSDSTKFGQIYDGTHTTHLSVADKFGNAVSLTYTLEHGYESGMGSKKLGFIFNNEMGDFNPQPGYTTSTGQVGTDPNLIKPEKRMLSSMTPTIVAKNGKPYLVVGSPGGRTIINTVFQTVLNVLAYEMPIDKAIEAMKIHHQWLPDVIEYERLLLSPDTRKLLEEMNHTLIPVNSLGELMGIQIDVDNNIMIGASDSSSPDGAAIGY